Proteins co-encoded in one Ralstonia sp. RRA genomic window:
- a CDS encoding heavy metal translocating P-type ATPase, which produces MTTTYAPALSTADRGAAPPHVASEAASSQALCYHCGSALDAATALHGNIADQSHTFCCAGCQAIAQTLHASGMGHVYDGPIAFARPMDGDKRAEAEAVWATYDLPVMRERFVRARVDGTEEVSLAITGMRCAACVWLIERALSRVAGIREATVNYATERARLVCEPGAVRLSAVFAAIADVGYEAWPDQPSARRTAEARERRSLLIRLGIAMLGMMQVMMYAWPVYLHGNDIPVDQTRLMQWASLLLTVPVVLISAAPIFRSAWRQIRYAHVGMDVPVGLGIGAAFVASVFATVRGHGETYFDSVTMFVAFLLAARYLELRARQSAASGAEALVRQLPATCRRIDAASGTVQTIPVATLCVGDCVEVRAGEVLPADGTIERGTTEIDESLLSGESVPRQRDVGAAVLAGSYNVASAIRVRVSRVGTQTRLAAIVELLDRALTDKPRMAELADHVAGRFVAVLLGWAVLTAIAWWWIDPSRMFAVTVAVLVVSCPCALSLATPSALAAASGALARRGVLVTRGHAIESLAAVTDVLLDKTGTLTEGRLRLLSIETFADADAETCLAMACAMEQSENHPIAQSLRAATPDALTLPAVEHAANVPGQGVHAVVGGQSLRLGTQLFAAAQYADQPVKAVRYGYEAPMEEVPPAAACTVVWLGRDEQPLARFTLADTPRADAPACLEALREQGLCLHLVSGDAPETVRWWANRLGIDYAVGGASPEDKRAYVQKLQARRARVLAVGDGINDAPLLAQAQISIAIGTGAPLAQAGADAILTEPRLSAISEAVSIGRRTLRVVRQNLGWAFAYNAISIPLATLGWLSPLAAGIGMSVSSLLVALNAWRLSRAPQRVV; this is translated from the coding sequence ATGACGACGACCTACGCCCCCGCGCTTTCCACCGCAGACCGCGGTGCGGCCCCGCCACATGTGGCGAGTGAGGCAGCGTCGTCACAAGCCCTCTGCTACCACTGCGGCTCGGCGCTTGATGCAGCGACGGCGCTGCACGGCAACATTGCCGACCAATCCCACACGTTTTGCTGCGCCGGTTGCCAAGCCATCGCGCAGACGCTGCATGCCTCCGGCATGGGCCACGTCTATGACGGCCCGATCGCCTTCGCCCGGCCCATGGATGGCGACAAGCGCGCCGAAGCCGAAGCCGTGTGGGCGACGTACGACCTGCCCGTCATGCGCGAGCGATTTGTGCGCGCCCGTGTGGATGGCACAGAGGAGGTCTCGCTGGCAATCACCGGCATGCGCTGTGCCGCATGTGTCTGGCTGATCGAACGTGCACTCTCGCGCGTGGCCGGCATTCGAGAAGCGACTGTCAACTACGCCACCGAGCGCGCTCGCCTCGTCTGCGAGCCGGGTGCCGTGCGCCTGTCTGCCGTGTTTGCCGCAATTGCGGATGTGGGCTACGAGGCCTGGCCCGACCAACCTTCGGCGCGCCGCACAGCCGAGGCGCGCGAGCGCCGCAGCCTACTGATCCGGCTTGGTATTGCCATGCTCGGGATGATGCAGGTGATGATGTACGCGTGGCCGGTGTACTTGCACGGCAACGACATCCCCGTCGACCAGACTCGCCTGATGCAGTGGGCAAGCCTGCTGCTGACCGTGCCGGTGGTGCTGATCTCTGCTGCCCCGATCTTCCGCAGCGCATGGCGTCAGATACGGTACGCGCATGTCGGCATGGATGTGCCGGTGGGGCTGGGCATTGGCGCGGCATTCGTCGCCAGCGTGTTCGCTACCGTGCGCGGCCATGGCGAGACGTACTTCGATTCCGTGACGATGTTCGTCGCTTTCCTGCTGGCAGCGCGGTATCTGGAACTGCGTGCACGGCAGAGTGCCGCATCCGGCGCAGAAGCCCTGGTGCGCCAGCTGCCGGCCACTTGCCGCCGTATTGATGCCGCATCCGGCACGGTGCAGACCATTCCCGTTGCCACGCTGTGTGTGGGTGATTGCGTGGAAGTGCGCGCGGGCGAAGTGCTCCCTGCTGACGGCACCATCGAGCGCGGCACCACCGAAATCGATGAATCGCTGCTCTCCGGTGAGAGCGTGCCGCGCCAGCGTGACGTCGGTGCGGCCGTGCTTGCCGGCAGCTATAACGTGGCCAGCGCGATCCGCGTGCGCGTGAGCCGTGTCGGCACGCAGACGCGTCTGGCGGCCATCGTCGAACTGCTCGATCGTGCGCTGACCGACAAGCCTCGCATGGCTGAGCTTGCCGATCACGTCGCCGGTCGCTTTGTGGCGGTGCTGCTTGGTTGGGCGGTGCTGACGGCGATTGCGTGGTGGTGGATCGATCCGAGCCGCATGTTTGCCGTCACGGTCGCGGTGCTGGTAGTGAGCTGCCCGTGTGCGCTGTCACTCGCCACGCCGTCTGCACTGGCGGCGGCCAGCGGCGCTTTGGCAAGGCGCGGCGTGCTGGTCACGCGCGGTCACGCCATCGAAAGCCTGGCCGCGGTCACAGACGTGCTGCTCGACAAGACCGGCACGCTCACAGAAGGTCGTCTACGGCTGTTGAGCATCGAAACCTTTGCCGACGCGGACGCCGAAACCTGCCTGGCGATGGCCTGTGCGATGGAGCAATCGGAGAACCATCCGATCGCGCAGTCGCTGCGTGCTGCCACGCCCGATGCGTTGACATTGCCCGCCGTGGAGCACGCCGCCAACGTGCCAGGGCAGGGGGTGCATGCGGTGGTTGGTGGTCAGTCGCTGCGCTTAGGCACGCAGTTGTTCGCCGCAGCGCAGTACGCGGATCAACCAGTCAAGGCCGTCCGCTACGGCTACGAAGCGCCGATGGAAGAAGTACCGCCCGCTGCGGCATGCACCGTGGTCTGGCTTGGTCGCGACGAACAGCCCCTCGCGCGCTTCACTCTGGCCGATACGCCGCGTGCCGATGCACCTGCCTGCCTGGAGGCACTGCGCGAGCAAGGCTTGTGTTTGCACCTGGTGTCCGGTGACGCGCCGGAGACCGTGCGCTGGTGGGCCAACCGGCTGGGGATCGATTACGCAGTCGGCGGCGCCAGCCCCGAAGACAAGCGCGCCTATGTGCAGAAGCTGCAGGCGCGCAGGGCCCGTGTACTGGCCGTGGGCGATGGCATCAACGATGCGCCCTTGCTAGCGCAGGCGCAGATCTCCATCGCTATCGGCACCGGTGCGCCGCTTGCACAGGCGGGCGCCGACGCGATTCTCACCGAGCCGCGCCTGTCCGCCATCAGCGAGGCCGTATCCATTGGCCGCCGCACGTTGCGTGTGGTGCGCCAGAACCTCGGTTGGGCCTTTGCTTACAACGCGATCAGCATCCCACTCGCCACGCTGGGGTGGTTGTCGCCTTTGGCGGCGGGCATCGGCATGTCGGTGTCGTCGTTGCTGGTGGCACTTAACGCGTGGCGCTTATCACGTGCCCCGCAGCGCGTGGTCTAG